A window from Malania oleifera isolate guangnan ecotype guangnan chromosome 7, ASM2987363v1, whole genome shotgun sequence encodes these proteins:
- the LOC131160652 gene encoding GLABRA2 expression modulator produces the protein MEQPVEDQPSTKKSESEPSPGQDPQPMKSESESRPLEDSTTRPAAAAKKTVRWSTELVTESPSTPIYASSYPASNGGSNPYVAPYATTSSPSSSFKNTMDSVRNVLGRWGKKVGEATKKAEDLAGNTWQHLKTGPSFADAAMGRIAQGTKVLAEGGYEKIFRQSFETVPEELLQNSYACYLSTSAGPVMGILYVSTAKLAFCSDNPLSYKDGDRTEWSYYKVIVPLHQIKAVNPSSSRANPAEKYIQLISVDNHEFWYMGFLNYDNAVKCLQEALQASKSQSV, from the exons ATGGAACAACCTGTCGAAGACCAGCCCAGCACGAAGAAATCGGAGTCGGAGCCGTCTCCGGGTCAGGACCCGCAGCCGATGAAATCGGAGTCGGAATCTCGGCCTTTGGAAGATTCTACGACCCGTCCGGCAGCGGCGGCTAAAAAAACGGTGCGGTGGAGCACCGAATTGGTGACGGAGTCTCCTTCTACGCCCATATACGCTTCTTCTTATCCTGCTTCCAATGGTGGATCAAACCCTTACGTCGCTCCGTATGCGACCACTTCCTCCCCCTCATCATCCTTCAAAA ATACGATGGATTCAGTTCGGAATGTGTTGGGGAGATGGGGAAAGAAGGTTGGGGAAGCGACGAAGAAGGCTGAGGACCTGGCTGGAAACACTTGGCAGCACT TGAAAACGGGCCCCAGTTTTGCTGATGCTGCCATGGGAAGAATTGCACAAGGAACTAAGGTTTTAGCTGAAGGCGGTTATGAGAAGATCTTTCGTCAAAGTTTTGAGACTGTTCCGGAGGAGCTACTTCAGAATTCATATGCATGTTACTTGTCAACATCAGCTGGTCCAGTCATGGGAATCTTATATGTATCTACAGCAAAGCTTGCATTTTGTAGTGACAATCCTCTTTCTTATAAAGATGGCGATCGGACTGAATGGAGCTACTATAAG GTAATTGTACCATTACATCAGATTAAAGCAGTTAATCCTTCGTCAAGCAGAGCCAATCCTGCGGAAAAATACATCCAGCTTATCTCAGTTGATAATCATGAATTTTGGTACATGGGCTTCCTGAACTATGACAACGCTGTGAAATGCCTGCAGGAAGCTTTGCAAGCCAGCAAATCGCAATCCGTGTGA